The following DNA comes from Peribacillus sp. FSL E2-0218.
AAATGAATTGGATTTTGTCCTTTTTAAATCAATTAAAAAGGAGAAATGAAATCATGATGGGTAATTCAGTAAACGACTTGAACGTTTCGATTATGTCCAGTTTTGCAGGAAGTAAAAAAGTGTATGTAGAGGGATCCAGACCGGATATTAAAGTACCAATGCGTGAAATTACGCTAAGTCCGACTACCGGGACCTTCGGTGAGGAGGGAAATCCGCCTTTACGGGTGTATGACACGAGCGGTCCCTATACGGATACGGCATATCCGGTGGATATTCATAAAGGCCTCGACCCGATCAGACGCAGCTGGGTCCTGGAGCGTGAAGACGTCGAGGCCTATGATGGACGGGAAATAAAACCCGAGGATAATGGATACAAAAAAACAGGGTCACAATCCAATGCCGATATCTTTCCAGGATTGAAACGGAATCCGTTACGGGCGAAGGTGGGGAAAAATATTACCCAGCTCCATTATGCACGCAAAGGCCTCATTACACCTGAAATGGAGTTCATCGCGATTAGGGAAAATGTCGACCCCGAGTTCGTGAGAGAAGAGGTAGCGAGCGGAAGGGCGATCATTCCTGCAAATATTAACCACCCTGAAAGCGAGCCGATGATCATCGGACGTAATTTTCACGTGAAAATAAATGCCAATATTGGAAACTCGGCCGTCAGCTCATCGATTGAAGCCGAGGTGGAGAAAATGACTTGGGCGACCAGGTGGGGAGCAGACAACATCATGGACCTTTCCACAGGGAAGAATATCCATACGACACGGGAATGGATCATCAGGAATTCGCCGGTGCCAGTTGGAACGGTCCCGATCTATCAAGCGTTGGAAAAAGTGAATGGAATTGCAGAAGACTTAAATTGGGAGGTCTTTCGGGACACGTTAATCGAGCAGGCTGAGCAGGGAGTCGATTACTTCACCATACATGCTGGTGTGCTTTTGCGGTATATCCCCCTAACGGCAAAGCGGGTAACGGGGATCGTATCCAGAGGCGGGTCGATCATGGCTCGATGGTGCCTGGCCCATCACAAAGAAAGCTTTCTCTATACTCATTTTGAAGAGATTTGTAAAATCATGAAGGCATATGATATCTCATTCTCATTGGGAGACGGGCTTCGTCCCGGATCGATTGCAGATGCGAACGATGAAGCACAATTTGCAGAATTGGAAACATTGGGGGAATTGACGAAGATCGCTTGGAAGCATGATGTTCAAGTCATGGTGGAAGGTCCTGGACATGTGCCGATGCATTTGATCAAGGAAAACATGGATAAGCAGCTGGAAGTGTGTCAAGAAGCCCCGTTCTATACTTTAGGGCCTTTGACAACAGACATAGCTCCTGGCTACGATCACATTACATCGGCGATTGGTGCTGCAATGATTGGCTGGTTTGGAACGGCCATGCTCTGTTACGTAACACCTAAAGAGCATCTGGGCCTTCCGAACAAGGAAGATGTTCGAGTCGGTGTCATTACTTACAAAATTGCCGCCCACGCAGCTGACCTTGCAAAGGGCCATCCGCATGCACGAAAACGTGACGATGCCCTCTCCAAGGCTAGGTTCGAATTTCGGTGGAGAGATCAATTCAACCTTTCCCTCGATCCCGAAAGAGCTGTCGAATACCATGATGAAACTCTGCCGGCTGAAGGTGCCAAAACGGCACACTTCTGCTCCATGTGCGGACCTAAATTCTGCAGTATGAGAATTTCTCAGGACATACGTGATTTAGCGAAAGAAAAGGGGCTCGGTTTTGAAACCGTAATTGGCGAAGGACTAAAAGAAAAAGCGAATGAGTTCAGGAAAACGGATGGAACCATCTATCAATGATTGGTGAGAGGCAGAATTCGCTGAATCGGGTCATCCAAATAAAAGGTGAAATGAAAGTACTGGAAGCAAAATTGGAGCAACTGAAGAAAGAGCTGAACATGCTTCGGGAAAATTGCACGCATGAATTTGAAAAAAAAGACTATATACAAAAATGCATAAAATGTCACTTAATCGAAAGTCTGCATTGGTAGAGATTATTCATTGGGAAAGGAAAAGGGATAGGACCAGTCCTATCCCTATCTTTATTATTGTTTCATCTGATTGATTTCCTGGATGCACTCCTGGACGAGGGTCACTGCCTGACTCATGGTCGCACCTCCGCCGAATGCCGCTGTAACACCAACGGCTTCAAGGATTTCCTGTTCCGAACAGCCTTGATCCAGGCACCCTTTAGTATGATAGATGATGCAGTATTCATCTTGTGAGTACAAACTGATTCCCAATGCGATAAGCTGTTTTTCCTTTTTGGTCAATTGACCTTCTTTAAAGCACTCTTCCGTAAAGGAATTGAATTTCTCGGCAAGGTCGGGCATTTTCTCCGTAAAGGCACCAATTCCAGCCTTATAATCATGAAGAGCATTTTCAGTAGAATTCTTTGCTTCAAATTCCATTTTCCATTCAGCTCCATCCTAAGTTTAATTCATCAAAAATTAGTATGAGCCAAATGGAGCCTGATTAATCAAGAAACATCGGAGTTTATTATTGATCTTTTTGTCGCTAAATGGCAATTGATTCCTTCGGACGGGCAGCTTTGAACCATTGGCAGCAAAGGATGCAGATAAGCACAAGGTCAACGGCATCACCTGCATAGTACATTAACATTCCGCCACTCTCTGCCTGTTCCTTCATGACTCCGCTAGGTGGATGGGCATATATGTATTTAGAAAGGATATCATGTCCGGCCAATGAAAGGGCAAACACGATCATCCGGAACTTGAAGGTGAGCGGGTGCGGTGCCGGATCGATGTAAATCATGGAGGCAGTGAATAAATAGCCCGCTGCGAATACATGGAAATGCACCAATGCGTGCAGCGTGATATTGTGCTGCATCGCCCCATACAGGCCAGTCGTATAGAGGATCCATAGCCCGCCAATATTGAGAATGGACGCAGAGATGGGGTGGCTTATAATCCGCAATGGCCAGCTTTTCAACAATCTAGATAGGCGGCGGGCCGATTGCACATCCAACGTTCTAAGAGCAAGTGTAATGGGGGCGGCGAGTACCAAGAGAATGGGTGCAAGCATTCCAAGCAATAAATGGCCGACCATGTGTGCCGTAAAGTCCATATGTGCCCGAGCGGCTATGGGGCCGACTATTGCAGAGGCTGCACTCATGACGCCAAGAATCCAAAACAACGTGCGCGATAATGGCCATTTTTTATATCGGCGTCCTGAATATAAGGCAGCTCCTATATATATCAAGATAACTAGTGCGAATGATCCCAACAGCATCGGTTCAAACCAAGCGCCGCCATCATGAAGATGTCCGTCACTGTGCATGATGGTTGTCCGCTTTCACATTAAGTAAGCTGCGCCGTGTCCGGATGATCAAGACAAGGCCGAACAAAATCATTGCAGACGCTGCGATGTTCCAAATCAAGTCATAAGGGCGAATATCGACATTGTAACGAATCTGATGGAGACGCATGAGCTTGTGCTGGACGATGCCGTCATACAATTGAAAGAAGCCTGCCCCAAGCAATACGCCCCCGGCCCACCTTTTCAGCCATAAACCTTTTCGGCGACGAAGATCGGCAAACATGAACAAAGACCCTACTGTTGCGAACCAACTGAGGGCATGAAACAAGCCGTCCGAGACCAACCCAATACTGGACGTGGATTTGTCATAGAAGTGATGCCAATGTAATAGTTGATGGAAGATGGCCTCATCGATGAAGGCAATCAGCCCGATGCCAAAAAGAATGCCGGACCATAAATTGCGGGCCGAGTAAGCATAGCGTATTTCGGCAATGGAATGATCCTTTTGATTCCTCGGTTTGAATTCCATATGGTTATCCTCCTCTGTTAATTAAATTTCTTTATTGTGTATCGATTTCCTTAATATGGTTCTTTTACTTTACCCTGTTTTGTAAGGAATAGACAGGGTAAAGGGACCTTTTATGCTTCATTATTTATGGAGACGTATAGAACGGCATCTTCATGGCTTGATTCTGGCAGGATCGGACCGAATCATTTGCGTGTGGATATATTTTGGAGTAGCATAGTTTCCATCTTCAAGACAAACCATTTTAAAGAAGAAAAGCCATTTAATCATAAGGGAGTGGGATGCATGAAAGCTGTAGTGGTAAAAAAACCGGGTGGCCCAGAGCAGTTGCAGTTTCAAGATTTTTCAAAGCCTAAGGTCGAAAACGGAGAAATTTTAATAAAGGTGAAAGCATCTGCAATCAATAGGACCGATATCGTTTCACGGGAAGGTAAATCGGGATACATGGCCAACCCAATATTAGGGATTGAGGTATCTGGAGAAGTAGTGGAAAAAGGTGCGGGGGCAAACATAGAGTTAGGGACGAGGGTAATGGGGCTTGTGAATGGCGGCGGTTATGCAGAATATGCTGTGATGCCGGCAGACAGGGCAATGAAAATACCGGATAACCTGTCATTTGAAGAGGCGGCAGCTATTCCCGAAGTATTCTTGACCGCTTACCAAACTTTATTTTGGTTAGGCGGATTAACCGATGCAGATACCGTATTGATTCATGCAGGCGGAAGCGGTGTCGGCACGGCAGCCATCCAACTGGCTAAGAAATTGACAAAAGCAACAATCATCACCACTGCAGGGTCAAAGGAAAAATTGGATTTCTGCCGCTCACTGGGAGCAGACATATGCATTAATTATAAAGAACAAGCTTTCGATGAGGAAGTGCTGAGGGCCACCAATAATCTAGGAGCGGATGTTATTCTCGATTTCATCGGTGCTTCTTACTGGGAGAAAAATCTTAAGAGCATCAATACCGATGGACGCTGGGTATTGATCGGCATCCTTGGCGGAACTGTTGTGGAAAAAGTGAACCTTATGGAACTTCTTTTAAAAAGGGTGCAAATAAAAGGAACTTTATTGACTCCCCGAAGTGATGCGTATAAAAAAGAGTTGACGGAGGAGTTCGTTTCAAGTGTGATGCCGTTTTTCCTCAACCATGAAATCAGGCCAATCGTGGATCGCGTCTTCCCTTTTGCAGATATTCAAAGGGCCCATGAACATATGGAGGCGAATAAGAACGTAGGTAAAATCATATTGAAGATAAATGAATGATTCCTGCAAGGATGGCGGAGGCCTTCACTCATGGGAATCTGATATAATCACTGATATATGAAGGAAGTTTCCTTGAATGAAATGATGGCGAAGCTAATAAATATTTATGAAGCATAAACGCTTGAGCGTTGCTGACTTAAGGGAGGAATCGGCATGAGTGATCTGAATGCATTATTCAGGAAACGAATAGGCATCAAGGGAGAGAAGAAACTGGCGTTTGAAGGATTGGATGATATTCTTGAAAAGACAGGAAAAACGATTCCTTTCGAAAACTTATCTATCATCACCTCCAATCTTCATGACATCAACAAAGAGAATATCATTAATAAAGTCCTTGTAAGAAACGAAGGGGGAGTTTGCTATGAACTGAATGCAGCCCTTTATTTCTTCTTGATGGAAAATGGCTTCGAAGTATCCTTGGTCCGGGGCGTCATCTACAATCAAGGATGGATGACAATCGGAAGGACTCATGTCGCCATACTTTTGAAGCATGACGGCCAAACGTATTTAGTCGATACGGGATTTGGAGGCAATCTGCCGCTAAAACCAGTTCCATTGACTGGGGAAACCGTCATTTCCCAAAACGGCGAATTTAGGGTGAAACAGGAAAAAACCGAACATGGAAATCATATTCTTGAGCTGAAGCTGAAATATAAAGATCCTGATTGGAAAATAGGGTATGCTTTCGATTCCTCCAAGCCGGTAGAAAATGTAGCCGAACTCAATGAGGTTCAAACGATCATCAAGGAAGATCCCCAATCACCTTTTAACAAGCATCCATTGATTACCTGTCTGACAAACAGCGGGAACATCACTTTAACGGATACATCCTTTACACAATGGGCTGATGGAAAAGTGACGAGAGAAGACATAGATGGCAAACGATTCAAAGAGCTGCTGAAACAACACTTTGATAGATAGCAGCAATGGAGTCCCGATCCACGCTGACTAAAAGACTGTCGAGGATACTTGCCGGTCCTTTAGTGGATGAATATCCAATCGTAAAAATTAGGTGAGAATTAAATTAGAGGAACCTCAGCTTTGTCCCATCTACTAGGTGAATGAAGAAACAGAAGAGCTAGCGGCAATGAAAGCGTTATAGAGATAGATGGTACGAAAGATAGGGGGAGCGTTCATGGAAAGAAACAATAGGTTGGTATTCTCCAGATCGAATGCAGGCATGAAACGAAAATTCGATGAAGCAATCTCGATATTGGAATATAGCGTAATGCTGGTTGAACTCTTTGAATTGGAAGAATTCACTCATGTAATCGCCGTCCAGCTAAAACTAATGCTAGGTGAAACGAGGCATACGCGAATAAAAAGGGAAAAAGTCACGATAGATCAATCCTTAATAAAGAAAATCAATCCTCATCCTAAATTGTATCCTGTGAAGGGCGGCATTCAAATCAGCAAAACGGGTCTTGCAGAAGTTCCTGAAGAACTCTTCGACTATTCGAAACAGAGAATCGACCTAGTATCCTGGAGAAATCAAGTCATCTTTAAAACGAGCATGGAAGGAAAACTTCATGAAGTGACCGTCATCGACTTCATTAAAGAAATGGCAGATAAAATTGGAGGGGCCCAAGCTGATTCAAGGCTACCATATAAATCGGTGATAGCAAACGAGCATATCAGTATTTTATTGGTGGGCATAGCGAAGGGGTTATTCAAGTCGATCGGCAGGGATTATAAACAGCGTTCGTCCATGAATCTTGCGCATATCACAAAAAAGATCGAGCAATCGCAAGCCTCGGAATAGTGAACCCGGAAAAAATTATATGGACCTGACGAA
Coding sequences within:
- the thiC gene encoding phosphomethylpyrimidine synthase ThiC; translated protein: MMGNSVNDLNVSIMSSFAGSKKVYVEGSRPDIKVPMREITLSPTTGTFGEEGNPPLRVYDTSGPYTDTAYPVDIHKGLDPIRRSWVLEREDVEAYDGREIKPEDNGYKKTGSQSNADIFPGLKRNPLRAKVGKNITQLHYARKGLITPEMEFIAIRENVDPEFVREEVASGRAIIPANINHPESEPMIIGRNFHVKINANIGNSAVSSSIEAEVEKMTWATRWGADNIMDLSTGKNIHTTREWIIRNSPVPVGTVPIYQALEKVNGIAEDLNWEVFRDTLIEQAEQGVDYFTIHAGVLLRYIPLTAKRVTGIVSRGGSIMARWCLAHHKESFLYTHFEEICKIMKAYDISFSLGDGLRPGSIADANDEAQFAELETLGELTKIAWKHDVQVMVEGPGHVPMHLIKENMDKQLEVCQEAPFYTLGPLTTDIAPGYDHITSAIGAAMIGWFGTAMLCYVTPKEHLGLPNKEDVRVGVITYKIAAHAADLAKGHPHARKRDDALSKARFEFRWRDQFNLSLDPERAVEYHDETLPAEGAKTAHFCSMCGPKFCSMRISQDIRDLAKEKGLGFETVIGEGLKEKANEFRKTDGTIYQ
- a CDS encoding carboxymuconolactone decarboxylase family protein, producing the protein MEFEAKNSTENALHDYKAGIGAFTEKMPDLAEKFNSFTEECFKEGQLTKKEKQLIALGISLYSQDEYCIIYHTKGCLDQGCSEQEILEAVGVTAAFGGGATMSQAVTLVQECIQEINQMKQ
- a CDS encoding cytochrome c oxidase assembly protein translates to MLLGSFALVILIYIGAALYSGRRYKKWPLSRTLFWILGVMSAASAIVGPIAARAHMDFTAHMVGHLLLGMLAPILLVLAAPITLALRTLDVQSARRLSRLLKSWPLRIISHPISASILNIGGLWILYTTGLYGAMQHNITLHALVHFHVFAAGYLFTASMIYIDPAPHPLTFKFRMIVFALSLAGHDILSKYIYAHPPSGVMKEQAESGGMLMYYAGDAVDLVLICILCCQWFKAARPKESIAI
- a CDS encoding DUF2243 domain-containing protein, translating into MEFKPRNQKDHSIAEIRYAYSARNLWSGILFGIGLIAFIDEAIFHQLLHWHHFYDKSTSSIGLVSDGLFHALSWFATVGSLFMFADLRRRKGLWLKRWAGGVLLGAGFFQLYDGIVQHKLMRLHQIRYNVDIRPYDLIWNIAASAMILFGLVLIIRTRRSLLNVKADNHHAQ
- a CDS encoding NAD(P)H-quinone oxidoreductase, with amino-acid sequence MKAVVVKKPGGPEQLQFQDFSKPKVENGEILIKVKASAINRTDIVSREGKSGYMANPILGIEVSGEVVEKGAGANIELGTRVMGLVNGGGYAEYAVMPADRAMKIPDNLSFEEAAAIPEVFLTAYQTLFWLGGLTDADTVLIHAGGSGVGTAAIQLAKKLTKATIITTAGSKEKLDFCRSLGADICINYKEQAFDEEVLRATNNLGADVILDFIGASYWEKNLKSINTDGRWVLIGILGGTVVEKVNLMELLLKRVQIKGTLLTPRSDAYKKELTEEFVSSVMPFFLNHEIRPIVDRVFPFADIQRAHEHMEANKNVGKIILKINE
- a CDS encoding arylamine N-acetyltransferase, whose product is MSDLNALFRKRIGIKGEKKLAFEGLDDILEKTGKTIPFENLSIITSNLHDINKENIINKVLVRNEGGVCYELNAALYFFLMENGFEVSLVRGVIYNQGWMTIGRTHVAILLKHDGQTYLVDTGFGGNLPLKPVPLTGETVISQNGEFRVKQEKTEHGNHILELKLKYKDPDWKIGYAFDSSKPVENVAELNEVQTIIKEDPQSPFNKHPLITCLTNSGNITLTDTSFTQWADGKVTREDIDGKRFKELLKQHFDR